Genomic DNA from Caloranaerobacter ferrireducens:
GCTGTAAAAGGTACTTTGCCATTTTCTTTTTTGTTATAACTTTGCACAGAAATATTTAAAAGTTGTGCAATTTGTTCTTGAGTAAAACCTTCTAAAACTCTTAAACTCTTAAGATATCTAAAATTCATAGATTCACCTCCTACTTATGTCGTCAATCTGACGTTCTGTTAATTTTATTATAGTCGTCATTACGACGTCTGTCAATACTTATTTTAAACTTTTATTTAAAAAATATACATTTTGACGACATATTTTTAAACATATCGTCATAATGATATAATGGATTAGTAAGGAGGTTGTACTATGGATAGTAAATTTGGTTTTAGGTTAAAAACACTAAGAAAAGAAAAACAATTAACTCAAGAAGAGGTAGCAAAATTATTAAATGTACACAAAGGTACTATTAGCAATTGGGAGAATGGATATCGATTCCCTGAAGAAAAAACATTATTAAAAATGGCTGAGATATTTGATTGTACTTTAGATTACCTCCTTGGAAGAACAGATGTTAAAAAACCTGAAAATAAAGCTACTCATACAAAAAAAGATATTGAAGAAATGGTTAATGAAATTATTCAAGTTCTTATAGATACAGGTGAAATTACTCAAGAAGAAGTTGAAAGTGGAGAACTAAGCCCAGAAAAAAGAAAAAGATTGTTACTAAAAGTTGAAAAGGCTATTAAACTATCACAAGAACTCAAAAAATTATAAAAGCAACCATAAAAAAGAAATTAAATGGTTGCTTTTACTTTTCTATGTAATAGTTTCTTAACTTCTCTTATATCTATTTCCCCATTTTGTTTTTCCAATAATAGTATCATTTCCTCTTTTAATAATTTCACAATATTCCCCCTTTATCATAACCCAGTGGCGAACATTATAAATCATATCGAACGTTTGTTCGTAATATTATTATACTACTTTTTGTATGAATAAATCAACACCTCCTTTTTTTGCTTATAATAGCACAAAAACCGTTCGCTATAGTGAACATGACAAAAGTAGACAAAAAAATATAAAATTTGATAAGATTATAATAAACATTTAGAGATAGAAAGGTGATTATATGAAAAAAGTTGCTATATATATTCGTGTTAGTACTCAAGAACAGGCTAAAGAAGGTTACTCAATAGAAGCTCAAAAAGAAGCTCTTATTAATTTTTGTAAGGCAAAACAATGGAATATCTATAATATATATATAGATGGTGGTTACTCCGGTTCAAATATTAATAGACCTGCATTAGATAAGCTTTTAAACGAATTAGATAAAATAGATGTAGTGCTTGTGTATAAATTGGACAGGCTATCTAGAAGTCAAAAAGATACTTTGTATCTTATAGAAGAAAAATTCATCAAAAACAACGTGGACTTTGTCAGTATGACAGAAAGTTTTGATACTGGTACACCAATAGGTATGATGATGGTAGGAATACTCTCTACATTCGCTCAATTTGAAAGAGAAAATATTAAAGAAAGAATCACAACTGGAAGGATAGAAAGAGCAAAAGAGGGCCATTGGGTTGGCACAGGTAGACCTCCAATCGGCTATGATTATATAGATGGGCAACTAATTGTAAACAAATATGAAGCTATGCAGGTTAAAGAAATATTCGATATGTATTTAAAAGGTTATGGTCAGATTAAAATTCGTAATATTCTTCATAATAAAGGTTACACAACAAAATATGGCAGTTGGTTAAATAGTTCTGAACATACAATTTACAGAATAATAACAAACCCAGTATATATAGGCAAAGTAGCTTTTAATGGTGAATATTATGAAGGTAATCATCAAGCGATTATAGATGAAGAATCATTTAATAAAGCTAATATGCTTATTGATAAAAGAAAAGGTAAATCTACAAAACGTAAACATTTATTAACTGGATTACTAATATGCAAAAAATGCAATAAGAGATATACAACAGATAAAGGCAATAAATACAGTTACTACATCTGTCATAACAGAAAAAGAGGATATAAAGCTGATGTTAAAAAATGTTTTAATAAAATTTGGAGAGTTGAAGAGCTAGAAAAAAGAGTTGTCAACATAATTAAAGAAAAAACAAAAGATGAAGAAAGTATTAGAGAAGCATACAATAAAAAGATTAAAAATAAAACTTCAAACAATAACGAAGTTATTGATAAAAGAATAAAAGAAATAGATAATCAGATTAATAAATTAATGGATCTATATCAATTTGATAAGCTACCTACTAATATTATTAGTGAACGTATAGAAAAATTATACAACGAAAAGAAAACTCTTGAAAGTCAAAAAGTAGATACATTAGAAAATGACTTCCCTACTTTTGAAGAAGTATATAAATATATGAAGAATTTTAATAAAATATGGGATGGACTTGATAGAGAACGTAAAATAGCTGTGCTAGATGATATGATTGAAGCTATATATGTTGATGATGATGATATAGATGTAGAACTTAGGGTATAATTGCCGACTATTTTAAAGACTGGCATCCCTCTAGAAATATCAGTTTCTACTTCAACAATATAGCCATTTAGTCCATGTAGTACACAAGTTTTAACTTTTGATAGCATTACTCCCAATCTCCCCTTTATTTTCTTATAATCCATAGGAAATTATATTTCTTATTAAATTGTGGATATTTTTAAATATAATTTCCGTTTATGGATATAGGCAAAATCTTCATTGATTTATTTAAATCGAAAATTTCGTTTTGTTTATATACTTCAATAGATTAATAGAATTTCCTTTTAAAATGTGTTATCATTTATGATAAGGTTAATTATGATATATTGTTGAAAAATTTAATCCAATATCTATTACCTGGGTAATACCTAAATACCGACAATAAGTGTCAAAAGATACTACCATAAAAAAATGCACAATAAACTGTGCATTTATATCCAAAAAGCATTTTTTATATGGTTTATCATAATATTTTTATCTAGAAATATTTCTATAATATCAAATCTATATTGCTTATTCGCTATTTTTTTAAGTTTTATGTATGAATAAGCCGTTTTTATTATCTTCTGTTGTTTGTTTACTGTAACTGCTTCATATGGGTAACCATAACTGGAGCTTTTTCTAGTTTTAACCTCTACAAATACTATCATATCATCTACAGTAGCAATTATATCAATTTCTCCTAACTTGCATTTAAAATTTCTATCTATAATCTTATAATTGTTTTTAATTAAATAATTAACTGCTAATTTTTCTCCTATAGCTCCAGTAATTTTATTTTTCAAATTTCTCACCTTTCTTCCTATCTAATTCATATACAAAAGCCAGTATTTCAGCCACAGCCATATATAACCTTTCTGGTATAGCTTGTCCTATTTCCAAACTAATTAAATCTTTAACAATGTTTTCATCTTCAATTGTTCTAATACCTTCCTTCTCGGCTTTTTGGATGATTTTTTCAGCAATTTCTCCTCTACCTTTAGCAATAACTCTAGGTGCAATATCACTCTTATCATACTTAAGCGCAACAGCAATTTTATTATTTTTATTTTTCAAATATATCACACCCTTACGTCTAATAAATAATTCTTAGCGTCTCTATCAGAAAGAACATCAAGAGGGTCAATATCTTCTCCACTTATATAATTTATAGATACTTTGTTATAACCACATTTAATTAGACTATCTTTTAACTTATAATCACTTTTTTTAAAAATCTTTATATCACTATGCTTATCCATATAAAAATTGACTGTAATACTATCCTTAACTACATTGGCTAATATTTTAACTTTATCAAATCTATTAGTTTGTAAAGAAATCATTACATTCAAATTTTCTCCTTTACCTTTAAATTTTCTTTTATCTAAAATATAAAATTTATCTATTAATTCATTTCTATCTGTAAAATAGAATGGATAATATATAAAAGTAGCATTTTCATTAAGTTTATTTAGAAAAATAATCTTGTCTTTTAGAATTTGAAATTTATCAAGAACTTCATCTGATAATTTTTCTCTTTCATGTAATATTAATTCTAATTTTTTAAATAATTGTTTTAAATTATCATAATAAACTCTGAGTAATTCTTTATCTTCTTCATTAAATTTAATAACCAAATTATTCAAACCAATCCTTAGCTTGTTAAATTCTTTATCTCTGATAATATTCTTTTCATGTAAAGTAATCAGAAATTCTTCTAAATCACTTTCAATAAAACTCTCATTAATTAATTCACTTAAAAACTTTAAATTGTTTAAACTAATCTTAATTTCTGATTTTAAAAGAAAAATTACCTTTTTAATAATTTCAGGTGTAACTTTATTCCCTTTTAAGATATTTGTTAATTCATCTTGAATTTTATTAGTTATTATATCACTCTTAGAAATATTATTCTCATATAATATTTTTTCAGTCTCAACACTTTCCTTTAAAAATCTAAGTATATTATCTGACATTATATCCTTATTATTACCTAGATATTTTATCTTTTCATTTTCTTCAGTATTTATCAAATTCCTTATTTTATTTAGTATTTTTATAACTTTTTCTATCATTTCTTTATTTAT
This window encodes:
- a CDS encoding helix-turn-helix transcriptional regulator, with protein sequence MNFRYLKSLRVLEGFTQEQIAQLLNISVQSYNKKENGKVPFTANELKTLADFFGVAMENFFKDNVVIKTTQQSTA
- a CDS encoding helix-turn-helix domain-containing protein; translation: MDSKFGFRLKTLRKEKQLTQEEVAKLLNVHKGTISNWENGYRFPEEKTLLKMAEIFDCTLDYLLGRTDVKKPENKATHTKKDIEEMVNEIIQVLIDTGEITQEEVESGELSPEKRKRLLLKVEKAIKLSQELKKL
- a CDS encoding recombinase family protein, whose protein sequence is MKKVAIYIRVSTQEQAKEGYSIEAQKEALINFCKAKQWNIYNIYIDGGYSGSNINRPALDKLLNELDKIDVVLVYKLDRLSRSQKDTLYLIEEKFIKNNVDFVSMTESFDTGTPIGMMMVGILSTFAQFERENIKERITTGRIERAKEGHWVGTGRPPIGYDYIDGQLIVNKYEAMQVKEIFDMYLKGYGQIKIRNILHNKGYTTKYGSWLNSSEHTIYRIITNPVYIGKVAFNGEYYEGNHQAIIDEESFNKANMLIDKRKGKSTKRKHLLTGLLICKKCNKRYTTDKGNKYSYYICHNRKRGYKADVKKCFNKIWRVEELEKRVVNIIKEKTKDEESIREAYNKKIKNKTSNNNEVIDKRIKEIDNQINKLMDLYQFDKLPTNIISERIEKLYNEKKTLESQKVDTLENDFPTFEEVYKYMKNFNKIWDGLDRERKIAVLDDMIEAIYVDDDDIDVELRV
- a CDS encoding YraN family protein, with the protein product MKNKITGAIGEKLAVNYLIKNNYKIIDRNFKCKLGEIDIIATVDDMIVFVEVKTRKSSSYGYPYEAVTVNKQQKIIKTAYSYIKLKKIANKQYRFDIIEIFLDKNIMINHIKNAFWI
- a CDS encoding EscU/YscU/HrcU family type III secretion system export apparatus switch protein gives rise to the protein MKNKNNKIAVALKYDKSDIAPRVIAKGRGEIAEKIIQKAEKEGIRTIEDENIVKDLISLEIGQAIPERLYMAVAEILAFVYELDRKKGEKFEK